One window of the Verrucomicrobiota bacterium genome contains the following:
- a CDS encoding superoxide dismutase, producing MSYTLPPLPYAFDALEPHIDARTMEIHHDKHHAAYINNLNNALKDHPELAAKPVNELIADLSAVPEAIRPAVRNNGGGHSNHTFFWEIMGPGKGGAPVGKLAEAITKAFGSFDEFKAKFEEAGVKRFGSGFAWLIVNKQGQLEIISLPNQDSPYMDGNKPVIANDVWEHAYYLHYQNRRPDYLKAWWNVVNWDHAEQNYQTALK from the coding sequence ATGTCCTACACGCTGCCTCCTCTTCCCTACGCTTTCGACGCCCTCGAGCCGCACATCGATGCGCGCACGATGGAGATCCATCACGATAAGCATCACGCTGCTTATATCAATAACCTCAACAACGCCCTCAAGGATCATCCCGAGCTTGCCGCCAAGCCGGTGAATGAACTGATCGCAGATCTCTCCGCGGTTCCAGAGGCAATCCGCCCGGCCGTCCGCAACAACGGCGGCGGTCACTCCAACCACACCTTCTTCTGGGAGATCATGGGACCAGGCAAGGGAGGAGCACCTGTCGGCAAACTTGCCGAGGCCATCACCAAGGCCTTCGGCAGCTTTGACGAGTTCAAGGCCAAGTTCGAAGAGGCCGGTGTCAAACGATTCGGCAGCGGGTTCGCCTGGCTCATCGTGAATAAGCAGGGCCAGCTGGAGATCATCTCCTTGCCCAACCAGGACAGCCCCTACATGGATGGTAATAAGCCAGTGATCGCCAACGACGTCTGGGAGCATGCCTATTACCTCCACTATCAGAACCGCCGCCCCGATTATCTCAAGGCCTGGTGGAACGTGGTCAACTGGGATCATGCCGAGCAGAACTATCAGACCGCGTTGAAGTAG
- the dxr gene encoding 1-deoxy-D-xylulose-5-phosphate reductoisomerase, with translation MKKRVVVLGATGSIGESTLRVARALSDKIEIVGISGGQNVHRLLEIAREFPAARICAGDELGAAALRSNLPGREVLHGADGLETLAAMPGADLVLVAIVGTAGLKPALRALETDKDLAVASKEILVMAGEQVMATAQRTGGRVLPVDSEHNAVFQCLEGQDLSTVKRLILTCSGGPFRKASATDLASVTPEQALRHPTWSMGRKISIDSATLFNKGLEMIEARWLFNIPMEKIDVVIHPQSIVHSMVEFVDGSIMAQMSSTDMALPIQYALTYPERFAGPCTPLDLTKVGRLDFEEPRADLFPALELARRAGIAGGTLPAVLNAANESAVEAFLAGRLSFTGIWESVARAMDEVPFVQHPTLDELIDADTAARAAVGYGE, from the coding sequence ATGAAGAAACGAGTCGTCGTCCTTGGGGCTACCGGCTCCATCGGCGAGAGTACCCTGCGCGTGGCGCGCGCCCTGTCTGATAAGATCGAGATTGTTGGCATCTCCGGCGGACAAAATGTGCATCGCCTCCTGGAAATCGCTCGCGAGTTTCCCGCCGCCAGGATTTGCGCGGGGGATGAGTTGGGGGCGGCCGCACTCCGCTCCAACCTGCCGGGACGCGAGGTTCTGCATGGGGCGGATGGCCTCGAGACTCTAGCCGCAATGCCGGGGGCTGATCTTGTGCTGGTCGCAATCGTGGGCACGGCGGGACTGAAGCCCGCTCTTCGCGCCCTGGAAACCGACAAAGATTTGGCAGTCGCTAGCAAGGAGATCCTGGTCATGGCCGGTGAGCAGGTAATGGCGACAGCACAGCGGACGGGAGGCAGGGTTCTCCCCGTCGACAGCGAGCACAATGCGGTCTTCCAATGCCTCGAAGGACAAGACCTCTCAACCGTGAAGCGGCTGATTCTGACCTGCTCGGGAGGGCCCTTCCGCAAAGCTTCTGCGACGGATCTGGCCTCAGTCACCCCCGAGCAGGCACTGCGTCACCCGACCTGGTCGATGGGTCGGAAGATCTCGATCGACTCGGCAACCCTCTTCAACAAGGGACTAGAAATGATCGAGGCGCGTTGGCTCTTCAACATCCCGATGGAGAAGATCGACGTGGTGATCCACCCGCAGAGCATCGTCCACTCGATGGTGGAGTTTGTGGACGGCTCGATCATGGCCCAGATGAGCTCGACCGACATGGCGCTGCCGATCCAGTACGCGCTCACCTATCCCGAGCGCTTTGCCGGCCCCTGCACACCGCTCGATCTGACGAAAGTAGGTCGTCTTGATTTCGAAGAGCCCAGAGCCGATCTCTTCCCCGCTCTAGAGCTAGCACGCCGTGCCGGAATAGCAGGCGGAACGCTCCCGGCCGTGCTGAATGCCGCGAATGAGTCGGCCGTGGAGGCTTTCCTTGCCGGACGACTCAGCTTCACCGGCATCTGGGAAAGCGTGGCACGGGCCATGGATGAAGTGCCTTTCGTGCAGCATCCGACTCTGGATGAACTGATCGATGCGGACACGGCGGCTAGGGCCGCTGTGGGTTATGGGGAATAG
- a CDS encoding Fic family protein, whose translation MSSLSPLPILDLSLLDSREVWMAIAEAERHLAELKGLCETLPNQAILISTLSIQEAKDSSEIENIITTHDEIFADREEESANGSVKEVRYYVEALQGGFEEVRKSGLIRLKTLLDVQTRIEPKKAGLRKLPGTVLKNPASGRIVYEPPQSAAEVESLMNNLIDFLHAEDDLNPILRMAIAHHQFESIHPFYDGNGRTGRILNLLILQKEGLLDLPVLYLSRYITTTKGEYYRLLQETREKGLWKDWCLYMIRGVSMTARSEIALVKSLRALMQETKVKIRSRLEKIYSQDLLNNLFRHPYTKIEFVEKELGISRVTASKYLELLVTEGLLRKEKRGKTNFFINEPLFQLLSNVSLR comes from the coding sequence ATGTCCTCTCTATCCCCTCTGCCCATTCTGGACCTCTCGCTACTTGATAGTCGCGAAGTGTGGATGGCTATTGCCGAGGCGGAGCGCCACCTTGCCGAGCTCAAAGGGCTCTGCGAAACCCTTCCTAATCAGGCGATACTGATCAGTACCCTCTCGATCCAAGAGGCGAAGGACAGCTCGGAGATCGAGAACATCATCACGACCCATGATGAGATCTTCGCTGATCGTGAGGAGGAATCGGCGAACGGTTCCGTGAAGGAGGTGCGCTACTATGTCGAGGCGCTACAGGGGGGTTTCGAGGAGGTGCGTAAGAGCGGCCTGATCCGTCTGAAAACGCTGCTGGATGTCCAGACACGGATCGAGCCGAAGAAGGCGGGTCTAAGAAAACTGCCGGGTACCGTTCTGAAGAACCCTGCATCGGGAAGGATCGTCTACGAGCCGCCACAAAGTGCTGCGGAGGTGGAATCTCTAATGAACAACCTGATTGACTTTCTTCATGCGGAGGATGATCTGAATCCAATCCTTCGTATGGCGATCGCGCATCATCAGTTCGAGAGCATTCATCCGTTCTATGACGGAAACGGCAGGACCGGCCGCATCCTGAATTTGTTGATCCTCCAGAAGGAGGGTCTCCTTGATCTGCCGGTACTCTACCTGAGTCGATATATCACCACTACGAAGGGTGAATACTACAGGCTGCTGCAGGAGACGCGTGAGAAGGGACTCTGGAAGGATTGGTGCCTCTATATGATCCGAGGCGTCTCGATGACGGCCCGTAGCGAAATCGCGCTGGTGAAGTCGTTGCGCGCGCTCATGCAGGAGACGAAAGTGAAGATCCGGAGCCGACTGGAGAAAATCTATTCGCAGGATCTGCTCAACAATCTCTTCCGCCATCCCTACACGAAGATCGAGTTCGTGGAGAAGGAGCTCGGTATCTCGCGCGTCACCGCTTCGAAATATCTGGAGCTGTTGGTCACCGAGGGACTCCTCCGCAAGGAAAAGAGGGGGAAAACCAACTTCTTCATCAACGAGCCGCTGTTCCAACTGCTGAGCAATGTCTCCCTTCGATGA
- a CDS encoding DEAD/DEAH box helicase, translating into MNSFADLALLPTLRETLVEKNLTIPTDIQAQTVPALLAGRSVVGVAETGSGKTLAYALPILHRLKTLELQGKPVTVYGEPRAIVVVPTRELGEQVAKAFKPFTHTTRLRVRSLLGGTTMEQAKRSLQGPFEVLVATPGRLIKMMEAGLVTLGDVRTLVLDEADQMLDHGFLPDVRRIVKDCPPERQLAMFSATVPPAVEKLIADLFASAEVIRSLGSHRVVASLTTTQETVVGGKRFPLLERLLDKKVEGGTILFTNTREQCDKLAGELEEAGWPCVVYRGEMDKMERRRNLKAFREGDVALLISTDLASRGLDVEHVGRVINYHMPQQMENYLHRVGRTARAGRPGLVVNFVTERDAPLVSKLDVVQQPPKVSRGTSSASSASKSSQSRR; encoded by the coding sequence ATGAACTCCTTTGCCGATCTCGCACTGCTCCCCACCCTTCGGGAGACGCTTGTTGAAAAAAACCTGACCATCCCCACGGATATCCAGGCCCAGACCGTGCCGGCCCTGCTCGCGGGACGTTCCGTGGTGGGGGTTGCCGAGACCGGCAGCGGAAAAACCCTCGCTTATGCCCTGCCGATTCTCCATCGGCTCAAGACTCTTGAGCTCCAAGGCAAACCGGTCACTGTCTATGGTGAGCCCCGCGCAATCGTGGTAGTCCCCACCAGGGAGTTGGGTGAGCAGGTCGCCAAGGCCTTCAAGCCGTTCACTCACACGACGCGTCTCCGCGTGCGCTCACTCCTGGGCGGCACAACAATGGAACAGGCAAAACGCAGCCTGCAGGGTCCCTTCGAAGTGTTGGTTGCCACGCCTGGGCGCCTTATCAAGATGATGGAGGCAGGGCTCGTGACGCTAGGGGATGTCCGCACCCTCGTGCTCGATGAGGCTGATCAGATGCTGGATCACGGATTTTTGCCAGATGTGCGACGGATCGTGAAGGATTGCCCGCCAGAGCGTCAGCTCGCGATGTTCTCGGCCACGGTTCCGCCAGCAGTGGAGAAACTCATTGCGGATCTCTTCGCTAGTGCGGAAGTCATCCGCAGCTTGGGGAGCCACCGGGTCGTGGCGTCACTCACCACTACCCAGGAAACGGTCGTGGGAGGAAAACGCTTTCCCCTGCTCGAGCGTCTGCTCGACAAAAAGGTGGAGGGAGGAACGATCCTCTTTACCAATACTCGCGAGCAGTGCGATAAGCTGGCCGGCGAGTTGGAAGAAGCCGGGTGGCCCTGCGTGGTCTACCGGGGAGAGATGGACAAGATGGAGCGGCGCAGGAACCTCAAGGCGTTCCGGGAGGGTGACGTTGCCCTGCTGATCTCCACCGATCTCGCCTCTAGGGGGCTCGACGTGGAGCATGTCGGCCGCGTCATCAACTATCACATGCCGCAGCAGATGGAGAATTACCTGCATCGCGTAGGACGCACTGCACGTGCTGGACGCCCGGGTCTCGTGGTGAATTTCGTGACCGAGCGCGATGCCCCGCTTGTGAGCAAGCTCGACGTCGTACAGCAGCCCCCAAAGGTTTCTAGAGGGACCTCCTCGGCCTCCTCGGCTTCGAAGTCATCCCAATCCAGGCGCTAA
- a CDS encoding molybdopterin-dependent oxidoreductase — MSATVTTAEPAVENIAQAVPMINVQVDGEWKQFPKGTRLIEACMKSGSYVPHYCYHPALSSPGNCRMCLIEMGTPKMGPDRKPELGEDGRPLINWSPKPAICCAIEVSEGLGVRTNSPLVEECRKGVMEFLLINHPLDCPICDKAGECRLQEFSVEYGNDNSRFEDDKVKKPKHVDIGERIVLDDERCILCSRCIRFMDEVAKDDCLGFVDRGGHTTLTVHPGKRLDSNYSLNTVDICPVGALTSKDFRFKMRVWFLKETKTIDTNCGTGSNILIGSRENKVHRITPRENEAVNAFWLPDSHRLNYTYIHREDRLKEPLVNGGSVRWKDAVTAAAESLKGQAGASTAIIASGRMTNEELFLASRLAKTLGAELIDIRPRAQKGDGFLVSDDGNPNTRGAQLLGVTGSAPGSRLPEIVAGIASGKITSLVVLGENPLHCGLSEIDLSKLSSLVTLDILPNDGLKFSKVVLPGSASAEKRGSMVNINGRLQRLNRALTAPGHARDDWEILSDLLKALGAEGASSLEELFKQMAAATPALSGLNFGKIGDLGVTLKA; from the coding sequence ATGAGCGCTACCGTCACCACCGCAGAGCCAGCAGTAGAAAACATTGCTCAGGCCGTCCCGATGATCAATGTTCAGGTGGATGGCGAGTGGAAGCAGTTTCCCAAGGGGACCCGCCTCATCGAGGCTTGCATGAAGTCAGGCAGCTACGTGCCTCATTACTGCTACCATCCTGCTCTGAGTTCTCCCGGCAACTGCCGCATGTGCCTGATCGAGATGGGCACTCCGAAGATGGGCCCCGATCGCAAGCCGGAGCTTGGGGAGGATGGTCGGCCTCTTATCAACTGGAGCCCGAAGCCCGCCATCTGCTGCGCCATCGAGGTCTCCGAGGGGCTCGGTGTCCGTACTAACTCACCGCTTGTCGAGGAGTGTCGTAAGGGTGTGATGGAGTTCCTCCTGATCAATCACCCGCTCGACTGCCCCATCTGTGACAAGGCCGGCGAGTGCCGCCTACAGGAGTTCTCCGTGGAATACGGTAACGATAACTCCCGATTCGAGGATGATAAGGTCAAGAAGCCGAAGCATGTCGATATCGGCGAGCGCATCGTCCTCGACGACGAACGCTGCATTCTCTGCTCCCGCTGCATCCGCTTCATGGACGAGGTAGCCAAGGATGACTGTCTCGGCTTTGTCGACCGCGGTGGTCACACCACGCTGACCGTCCATCCCGGCAAGCGCCTCGACAGCAACTACTCGCTCAATACCGTCGACATCTGCCCGGTCGGCGCGCTGACCTCCAAGGACTTCCGCTTCAAGATGCGCGTCTGGTTCCTCAAGGAGACCAAGACCATCGACACGAACTGCGGCACTGGCAGCAACATCCTGATCGGCAGCCGTGAGAACAAAGTCCACCGCATCACCCCACGTGAGAACGAGGCCGTGAATGCCTTCTGGCTGCCCGATTCCCATAGGTTGAATTATACCTACATCCACCGCGAGGATCGCCTCAAGGAGCCCCTTGTGAACGGAGGATCCGTCCGCTGGAAGGATGCCGTTACCGCCGCCGCCGAATCGCTTAAGGGCCAGGCCGGTGCCTCGACCGCAATTATTGCCTCGGGCCGCATGACCAATGAGGAGCTTTTCCTGGCAAGCCGTCTCGCCAAGACCCTCGGAGCTGAGCTGATCGACATCCGCCCACGTGCGCAGAAGGGCGATGGATTCCTTGTCTCCGATGATGGTAATCCGAACACCCGGGGTGCCCAGCTGCTCGGTGTGACCGGCTCCGCTCCGGGCTCCCGCCTACCCGAGATCGTGGCAGGCATCGCCTCCGGCAAGATCACCTCTCTCGTAGTACTCGGCGAGAACCCTCTTCATTGCGGCCTTAGCGAGATTGATCTGAGCAAGCTCTCCTCACTCGTGACGCTCGATATCCTGCCGAATGACGGGCTCAAATTCTCGAAGGTCGTCCTTCCCGGCAGTGCCTCCGCGGAAAAGCGCGGATCGATGGTGAATATCAACGGCCGTCTCCAGCGCCTCAACCGCGCCCTCACGGCGCCCGGCCATGCCCGCGATGATTGGGAAATTCTGAGCGACCTGCTGAAGGCTCTGGGAGCCGAAGGGGCCTCTTCCCTTGAGGAACTTTTCAAGCAGATGGCAGCAGCCACGCCCGCACTTTCCGGCCTGAACTTCGGCAAGATCGGTGACCTCGGCGTCACGCTGAAAGCCTGA
- a CDS encoding dipeptidase encodes MDPLEELKSFLRFPSISTQPEHAPDLEACAEWLSEKLTAIGLTATVHPTSGSPVVVASTPRDPQKRTVLIYGHYDVQPPDPLEGWTTPPFEPRIEEGRIYARGSADNKGQILAHILGVGETLREKGSLPVNVIFLIEGEEEIGSPNLADFLREHREELACDLVAISDTAMAPGNKPALTYALRGIAAMELIVRGPARDLHSGLFGGAVANPATVVARLLASLHDAEGRVRIPGFYDAVRPLEPWEREAAASLEKASGGDEAIKELAGVAELFGEKDFTTIERIGARPTAEVNGIGGGYQGAGTKTVLPKEAFAKLTFRLVADQDPAVILAAAEEYLRNQTPPGVLLEIITGHAGASYQSDPNSPDGLAARKALAGAFGSEPLLLRDGGSIPILATLKEILGVDSYLLGLANPDSRIHSPDENMLVENFLGGIRMNKILLEELGKAN; translated from the coding sequence ATGGATCCGCTGGAAGAGTTAAAATCCTTCCTACGCTTTCCCAGCATCTCCACGCAGCCGGAACATGCTCCGGATCTAGAGGCCTGTGCCGAGTGGCTGAGCGAAAAACTCACGGCGATAGGGCTGACTGCGACCGTTCATCCCACATCCGGGTCTCCCGTCGTCGTCGCTTCGACCCCGCGCGATCCGCAGAAGCGGACTGTACTGATCTACGGCCACTACGACGTGCAGCCGCCCGATCCGCTGGAGGGGTGGACCACGCCGCCCTTCGAGCCCCGCATTGAGGAAGGTCGCATCTATGCCCGCGGCTCCGCTGATAACAAAGGGCAGATCCTCGCTCATATCCTCGGGGTGGGCGAGACACTCCGCGAAAAAGGCTCCCTGCCCGTCAATGTCATCTTCCTGATCGAGGGCGAGGAGGAGATTGGAAGCCCTAATCTCGCTGACTTCCTGCGGGAGCATAGGGAAGAACTCGCCTGCGATTTGGTTGCGATCTCAGACACCGCGATGGCGCCGGGCAACAAGCCTGCCCTCACCTATGCCCTGCGTGGTATTGCCGCGATGGAGCTCATCGTCCGCGGTCCGGCCCGCGACCTCCACAGCGGTCTTTTCGGAGGTGCTGTGGCGAATCCCGCCACAGTGGTGGCTCGCCTGCTGGCCTCTCTCCATGATGCCGAGGGACGCGTTCGTATTCCCGGTTTCTATGACGCCGTACGACCGCTTGAGCCTTGGGAACGCGAAGCCGCTGCCAGCTTGGAAAAGGCATCCGGCGGCGACGAAGCGATCAAGGAGCTTGCCGGGGTTGCTGAGCTCTTCGGAGAAAAGGACTTCACGACCATCGAGCGCATTGGAGCGCGTCCGACAGCCGAGGTGAACGGCATTGGTGGCGGCTACCAGGGGGCCGGAACCAAAACGGTCCTGCCAAAAGAAGCCTTTGCCAAACTCACCTTCCGACTGGTCGCCGATCAGGATCCGGCCGTGATTCTCGCGGCAGCCGAGGAATATCTCCGCAATCAGACTCCTCCGGGCGTTCTGCTGGAAATCATCACCGGACACGCAGGCGCCTCCTACCAGTCCGATCCGAATTCCCCGGACGGGCTGGCCGCCCGAAAGGCCCTTGCCGGCGCCTTCGGTTCGGAGCCCCTGCTTCTGCGGGACGGTGGCAGCATCCCTATCTTGGCCACGCTGAAGGAAATCCTCGGTGTCGATTCCTACCTCCTGGGCTTAGCGAATCCAGACTCCCGCATCCACTCGCCGGACGAGAACATGCTTGTCGAGAACTTCCTCGGCGGCATCCGCATGAATAAGATTCTCTTAGAGGAGTTGGGAAAAGCTAACTGA
- the bioF gene encoding 8-amino-7-oxononanoate synthase — MVSFDSWLSLQLAALEDQGLRRNLQVVEETHGSQITIAGRELINFSSNDYLGLSSHPAIADAMGEGARRWGTGSTASRLICGNTAEHAALEEELAAAKGTESALVFSTGVAAATGTIPVLAGKDDVIIMDKLAHACLIDGARASGAILRVFPHNDLEKMESHLRWAREKHPTSRVMVITESVFSMDGDLAPLREIVGLKERYGAILFLDEAHAVGVRGAGAQGLAGELGLGDQVDIQMGTLGKALGVSGGYIAGSRVLIDYLINCARSFVFSTAPSPAVAAACRASLRIVQSPEGDALRADLQENLRLFASEMKLSDSPSAILPLILGSEERTMQETTRLQQAGFFIPAIRYPTVPRNTARLRITLSSAHKPEQIQGLASALKGSG; from the coding sequence ATGGTCTCATTTGATTCATGGTTGAGCCTGCAGCTCGCCGCTCTCGAAGACCAAGGTCTGCGTCGCAACCTGCAAGTCGTTGAGGAAACGCACGGCAGCCAAATCACGATCGCCGGCCGAGAGCTGATCAACTTTTCCTCAAATGACTACCTGGGACTCTCATCTCATCCTGCCATCGCCGATGCGATGGGGGAGGGGGCTCGTCGATGGGGGACTGGATCCACCGCGTCGCGCCTGATCTGCGGGAATACAGCTGAGCACGCCGCGCTGGAAGAGGAATTGGCGGCGGCGAAGGGCACGGAGTCCGCCTTGGTCTTCTCGACGGGCGTCGCTGCAGCCACCGGAACCATTCCCGTACTCGCCGGTAAGGATGATGTCATCATCATGGACAAGCTGGCCCACGCCTGCCTAATCGACGGGGCCCGCGCGAGCGGCGCAATTCTCCGTGTGTTTCCCCATAACGATCTGGAGAAGATGGAATCCCACCTGCGATGGGCGCGCGAAAAACATCCCACCTCGCGCGTGATGGTCATCACCGAATCGGTCTTCAGCATGGATGGCGATCTGGCTCCGCTCCGTGAAATCGTAGGGCTGAAGGAACGCTATGGTGCCATCCTCTTCCTCGATGAGGCTCATGCGGTCGGCGTTCGCGGTGCAGGAGCTCAGGGGCTTGCAGGCGAGCTGGGTCTTGGAGATCAGGTCGACATCCAGATGGGAACGCTCGGCAAGGCTCTCGGTGTTTCCGGCGGCTACATCGCCGGATCGAGGGTTCTGATCGATTATTTGATCAACTGCGCCCGAAGCTTTGTCTTCTCCACAGCTCCCTCCCCGGCCGTAGCGGCCGCCTGTCGTGCGTCCCTCAGGATCGTTCAGTCGCCGGAGGGTGATGCTCTTCGTGCTGACCTTCAGGAAAATCTTCGTCTCTTTGCCTCGGAGATGAAGCTCAGCGACTCCCCGAGTGCGATCCTCCCGCTGATACTCGGAAGTGAAGAACGCACGATGCAAGAGACGACGCGGCTTCAGCAAGCGGGATTCTTTATTCCAGCGATCCGCTACCCCACCGTTCCGAGAAATACGGCGCGGCTTCGCATCACGCTTAGTAGCGCTCACAAACCAGAGCAGATCCAGGGCCTTGCCTCCGCGCTGAAGGGTTCGGGTTAA
- a CDS encoding sulfite reductase subunit alpha — translation MSADPTALYSRKNPFPAKLKTNRSLTGPGSAKDTRHFEIDLADSGLAYEVGDSLGVFPTNNPVLVEEILGVLGFSGEEEVTDPNGNTITIREALTRSYVITEKDKKLLAAIAEKDPTAAHFIPMTTPEGRAELEAYVAGREVIDPLLAHPAAKFTPEEFVKCLRKLQPRLYSIASSQKANPSEVHLTVAAVRYETHGRKREGVCSTFLSDRADNVPVPVFVHTAKHFRVPEDPSTHAIMVGPGTGIAPFMAFLQERKATGATGKNWLFFGDQKSATDFLYREELEAWQKEGVLHKLSTAFSRDQAEKVYVQHRMLEEAEELFAWLEQGGYFYICGDASRMAKDVDTALHQVVEKAGGKSPEEAAAYVEELKKSKRYRKDVY, via the coding sequence ATGTCCGCCGATCCAACCGCACTCTATTCCCGCAAGAATCCCTTTCCCGCGAAGCTCAAGACGAACCGCAGCCTCACTGGCCCGGGGTCGGCCAAGGACACCCGCCACTTCGAGATCGATCTCGCGGATTCGGGACTCGCCTACGAGGTCGGCGATTCGCTCGGTGTGTTCCCGACGAACAATCCCGTACTTGTCGAGGAGATCCTCGGCGTTCTCGGTTTCAGTGGTGAGGAAGAGGTGACGGATCCGAATGGGAACACAATCACGATCCGCGAGGCCCTGACCCGCAGCTATGTGATCACCGAGAAGGACAAGAAACTCCTAGCTGCCATCGCGGAGAAGGATCCTACGGCAGCCCACTTTATCCCGATGACGACCCCGGAGGGACGGGCTGAACTCGAGGCCTATGTCGCGGGGCGCGAGGTGATCGATCCCCTGCTGGCTCATCCCGCTGCCAAGTTTACGCCAGAGGAATTCGTGAAGTGCCTGCGCAAGCTGCAGCCACGTCTCTACTCGATCGCCTCGTCGCAGAAGGCCAATCCCTCGGAGGTTCATCTCACCGTGGCAGCGGTTCGCTACGAGACCCATGGCCGAAAGCGAGAGGGTGTCTGCTCGACCTTCCTTTCCGACCGTGCGGACAATGTACCCGTTCCCGTCTTCGTCCATACGGCCAAGCACTTCCGCGTTCCCGAGGATCCTTCGACCCATGCGATCATGGTCGGCCCCGGCACGGGAATCGCACCCTTCATGGCCTTCCTTCAGGAAAGGAAAGCCACCGGCGCCACGGGCAAGAATTGGCTCTTCTTCGGCGATCAGAAATCCGCCACCGACTTCCTCTACCGCGAGGAGCTGGAGGCCTGGCAGAAGGAGGGTGTCCTCCACAAACTCTCAACCGCCTTCTCACGCGATCAGGCCGAGAAGGTTTATGTCCAGCACCGCATGCTGGAGGAGGCTGAGGAACTCTTCGCATGGCTTGAGCAGGGTGGCTATTTCTATATCTGTGGCGATGCATCGCGCATGGCCAAGGATGTCGACACCGCCCTTCATCAGGTGGTCGAGAAGGCTGGAGGCAAGTCCCCTGAGGAGGCCGCCGCCTATGTCGAGGAGCTGAAGAAGTCGAAGCGCTACAGGAAAGACGTCTACTAG
- a CDS encoding phosphatidate cytidylyltransferase → MRSLPSSFLPRLVSTVILWGALIVAYRLRSEIAFAILISIPALGALWEYFALLKAGGISHHRGMGMTVALLLIGLNFWLLQSADPVIRFAIFPGEAAVMAFFVMTLFLREYGRNNPGRATAEGITFTLLGVIYIPWLFLFMAKLLYFTPRTSEGHLTGQYLVLFVVAVTKFTDVGAFLCGSLFGRTPFFPNISPKKTWEGILGGVVLGVAVGWGVFHFFGQHLPPFSLMLVYGLSLLLAIAGVAGDLAESLLKRSVHSKDSGHALPGIGGGLDLIDSLLFTLPLFYFILLFLLHL, encoded by the coding sequence ATGCGTTCACTCCCCTCCTCTTTCCTACCCCGCCTTGTCAGTACCGTGATCCTATGGGGGGCACTCATCGTCGCCTACAGGCTCCGCTCGGAAATAGCCTTTGCAATTCTGATCAGCATCCCTGCCCTGGGGGCGCTCTGGGAGTACTTCGCCCTGCTGAAAGCTGGAGGGATCTCCCACCATCGGGGCATGGGCATGACAGTAGCCCTGTTGCTGATTGGTCTGAATTTTTGGCTATTGCAATCTGCGGACCCAGTCATCCGGTTTGCGATCTTCCCGGGCGAGGCGGCGGTCATGGCTTTCTTCGTGATGACTCTCTTCCTGCGGGAGTATGGCCGCAACAACCCAGGCCGTGCCACGGCCGAGGGGATCACGTTCACCCTCCTGGGGGTGATCTACATTCCGTGGCTTTTCCTCTTCATGGCTAAGCTGCTCTACTTCACGCCCCGGACCTCCGAGGGCCACCTCACGGGCCAGTATTTGGTTCTCTTCGTGGTGGCGGTGACGAAATTCACCGATGTGGGGGCATTCCTCTGCGGAAGCCTCTTCGGACGCACACCCTTCTTCCCGAATATCAGTCCTAAGAAGACCTGGGAGGGAATTCTCGGCGGTGTTGTGCTGGGTGTGGCCGTGGGCTGGGGGGTCTTTCACTTCTTCGGGCAGCATCTTCCTCCCTTTTCCTTAATGCTGGTTTACGGCCTGTCGCTGCTTCTGGCGATTGCGGGAGTCGCCGGCGACCTGGCCGAATCCCTGCTCAAGCGCTCGGTGCACAGCAAAGACTCCGGTCATGCACTGCCCGGCATAGGCGGCGGACTCGACCTGATCGATAGCCTGCTCTTCACCCTGCCGTTGTTCTATTTCATCCTGCTCTTTCTGCTGCACCTATGA